The Branchiostoma floridae strain S238N-H82 chromosome 12, Bfl_VNyyK, whole genome shotgun sequence genome segment ACAAAAAGGACAATGCGTTTTCAAGGCCATTACCTTTGCGAGATGTCAACATAACCAGAATTACAAGAACGCAACCAGCAACGGCAAACAGTCCTACAGGTCTCCCCTGGAAGGCCTGCCTTTCGGGCTGTTCAGCTTCTGTTAACAATATGTTCTTAACTTTATTATTTGCCACATTTATTTAGTTCTTTAAAGAAGTTCATGCCAGAAAACGTCATAGATGGAGAAGTTATGATCACTAATTTCTATATGGTTAATGTTAATGATAGTCCACTATACACGTTTGTTTATTGACAGCCTCTTCCATCACGGCTACAAGTTACAGATTTACCTATTAGTAAGAACCTTTTTGGCAGTTAAAATATCAGCAGCACCAATGTATAAGGTCAGTTTCAAATGAGTAGGCGATGTATACGAAGTTATTGCGAAACCTTACCAGCATTTGGGGATGACGTTGCCGCCTTGTCAAACTTATATGCTGGCCCTGGCGATTGCTTTCTTCCCATCATTTCTTTGATCAGctgaaacaaaaatatttcccaAGCTTCTTAACACCGTTGACTTATCGTTAAGCATAGGGGCAAAACTGTTATTAAGATCATCCTTCTCCTCTACATTAGTAGGATCTCACCGTCACTGAATCCAAGTTACAAAGTGCGCTTATAGGGCGCGGGCACACCCATTTGCGCTGTGCTCTGATGACGTCAATACTCGACTCAATTTAATGGATTACTGATTTCTACGATGGAACACTATATGCTCCGCAGACactaaaatcataaaaatcaaaaacgaaaaaaattgcaaaacagaaATTCACTCACATATATGAAATAATTCTCAAATATCTTACCTTAAGACATAATTGAGTCGAGGTTCCATCGGGTTGGTATTGCCCATCGTTGTTCCCACCGGTTGAAGGACCGTATGGTGTTTCGTGCAACGTTGACTTAACGTGACGATGAAGCATTAACCAGCACAGTAGTACAGACAGGAGGACAATGATAATTGACCCCTTCACACTGTAGCGAAGACGCGAGCTCATCGCATGTTACAAAACTAAGCTTCCGTGAAATGCTCTGTGTCTGTGTTATTACCGACAAAAAAGTTTGATGACTACGGCAAAGTTGGAATGCGAGCTGTTCCACCCGCACACCCATAGCCCCCGAGAGAGAGGCGCGGATTTACAGTGTGTGCTCCTTTTATACTTATGGGAAGCGTGTACTTTGCACTACCGTTTGCACGTAACCGTACTTTTGATTGGTGGGCATTTCCTGTACCTCTCTTTCACGTGGGTCtatgtctgtgtatctgtcgttctgattggttcaatcTTTCGATTTACTCACGTCCAGAATACATGCGCAATAGCACTAACCTTTTCCATTGGTGTATACACAGGTGATAAACACACCGCCTATAAAAGGGATCAACACCGTTAATTCGGCTTCCATTTCTCGATCTTCAGGGCTATGGGTGTAAGGGTAGAACAGCTTCCTCCTTGCCGTTGTTTCTGTCCCGCCTAATACCAACACGCCATGCTATCCATCCTACAATAATTTCGGTTGGGACCCGACAGATTCGCCACCCGTGGGTAAACAGGCTTTGTTTGAATGTGAAGAGCAAGTTATACTGACGGTTCCTTATCCTCTTCATTATTTCATCATTCTCAGTTGCATCATATGACTTTTTGTATAATTGATTTCATGAATATAAATGTTGTAGGATTAAAAAATTGCATGAGCCGTCCTCCATTGTTAAACAATGCTACCCCCGGGCTCTTGTTGAATTTGATTTTCTATTTCATAACGCTATTAGTGAGAAAATTGAACGGGTATCTCACTGACCATACGTACTCCAAATTAGCCATATCAAGTATTTTTTGTGGcttgttcctgtttcagtcacCCACAGGTAACGAAGTTCTTTATCGACCCTTCAAAAACCCCGCTGACTCAGCTACTAAATTTGGGCCTGATTGGACCAACGCTAACACCTGTCGAACTTAAGTAAATATTTTGACCTCAATTCTTCTTGGGCAAAGTCTACAAGGCAGCCATACCGTTGGCTAataacagcgaatacaataacGTTCTCCAATGGTGAACAGTGTACATGTCGGAATGTGGTAAACAGGTTGCCTATAAATGTGACACACACCGTTACTCCGGTCCCCCTTTCTCAACCTCGAGGGCTATGGGTGTGAGGGTAGAACATCTTCCTCTTTGCCGTTGTTCGACGTACAGGGAGTCAAGCGCGCGGTATagaattacaatgtattttcaccgCACCGCATGCATGTGCAACCTAGTATATTCTAAGCGATACTTTTGGGacagaaaaatcaaaatgttgcctttcttgtatttttttcttcagtgaaACCACCCTAGCCTAACTACAAGTGACCCGCTGTACATACCCTTCTGTATATATATCGATTCGTTTTTCATTCATTGGGATTTGATATATTTAAGATTTGACAAGAAGGCTTAAGGGAaagacaggatttgaacctcTTGTTTACGAGTATTCATCGTCTTTTACGACATGACCGATTTTCATAGCTGGACTCCCCCTTCCCCAAAACGCTGCTGACTCAGCTCCTGTATCCAAGACGACCCCCACTACCTTTGACAGCTGGTAAATATTTTTATCGCAATCCACCCGATATGTTTACTCAAGTCCAGAAAGCATGCGCAATAGCACTAACATTTTGTGAATACACAGGTGATAAATACACTGACTATAAAAGGGATCAACACTGTTACTCCGGTCCCCCTTTCTCGATCTCGAGGGCTATGGGTGTAAGGGTAGAACAGCTTCCTCTTTGCCGTTGTTTCTCCGTCCCGCCAAATACCAACACACCATGCTATCCACCCCCGAACCGTCCTACAACCACTTCGGTTCGTACTCTACAGATTCGCCACCCGAGGGTGCGCAGAAAAAGGCCCAAATAGAGGGTAAGAGAGGTTCAAAATGCCCTGTGATCATCGCAGTGTCAATCTGTAGTGTTGTGAACGCCGCCGTGCTGTCTGCCGTGGCCTGTATGTGGGTGGAGTTGGAGCGGGAGGTTGAAGAACTCCGCCGGTCGCAACTGAAGCTACAGGACCGGCTGTTCCAGCATGACGGTGCGGGAGGACTGAACGAGACGGCACTGGAACTGGTGAGGTTTGGAAGAAATGGAATAACATTCACTGAAGTCTATTTTGCTTGAATTCATTTCTTTTGGTCTGTAGTTCGCTGCCTTTGAAAAAGGCTAATAAAAAGCCTTAGGTCAGACAAATTGTACCAGTTTTCACTTGCTGTTTGTCGGGAGTTCCTCACTGAAGCTGCGACACGTTAGCGGCGTCGCTGCGGCCGAGATCAACGAATTTTATCGATAAAAACGAATGTTTCTACGCTTTTCGTTGTTTC includes the following:
- the LOC118426858 gene encoding uncharacterized protein LOC118426858 codes for the protein MSSRLRYSVKGSIIIVLLSVLLCWLMLHRHVKSTLHETPYGPSTGGNNDGQYQPDGTSTQLCLKLIKEMMGRKQSPGPAYKFDKAATSSPNAEAEQPERQAFQGRPVGLFAVAGCVLVILVMLTSRKEDTLTHPVQPIDNDGPHHGPPPVSLA